Proteins found in one Gopherus flavomarginatus isolate rGopFla2 chromosome 18, rGopFla2.mat.asm, whole genome shotgun sequence genomic segment:
- the ZNF628 gene encoding zinc finger protein 628 isoform X1, translated as MWFSFVTSSKFPAKILLGSQKSLLDLLTATTSQTRGSRISRLCSQGARLSPTQQQDASWLVLPKWGQHPLRLEMVGAQQLEMTEMQPAPMPQPGTSDHQYECLECGKVFKWSSRLIHHQRTHTGERPYKCSECPKAFKGSSALLYHQRSHTGERPYKCADCGKAFKRSSLLQIHQSVHTGLRAFKCALCGMAFKWSSHYQYHVRQHTGERPYKCTLCEKAFKNSSSLRRHRNIHTGERPYVCAACGKAFTQSTNLRQHQRIHTGERPYQCTECPKTFTHSSNLLLHQRTHAGGRAHKCQACGKAFISDAYLQKHLQTHAAKPLTPYGEAELACTPAELFLAPAEPVETVEMLWKCGECELTFPSEEVLLGHQQSHLTPAAPAEPPIPPLYSCPTCGKAFRNGSGLARHQHSHVGERPYKCSICEKTFVQLSSLLGHQRSHPAEQQLIQAEAEVTCPQTAAEPVPPPVPPEVAERPYKCTECGKAFKGSSGLRYHLRDHTGERPYKCSECGKAFKRSSLLSIHQRVHTGLRAFKCAECGLTFKWSSHYQYHLRLHTGERPYGCADCGKAFKNTSCLRRHRQLHTGERPFACLVCGKAFTQTSNLRQHQRTHTGERPYSCQECGKSFTHSSNLQLHQRTHSSERPFKCSICAKGFVMASYLQRHLRTHATEAKGEGSAPGLPAPPATQEVHIVPNLQATLNLEVGTAPSAPNSQTFLLVQTTQGLQLIPSIQQSPQKLLLLPSPQLVPAQQKVPILQNTPNFTLVPSSPVAPSNPAPRQQSKARKPAAPGNPQNIILVPGGGPALPSVQIQALPGTQRAPVLPAGQNIIVLQNVAEQPPAEVSGVRIQAQPQEVASIQLQALPPPPVEASSMQALPQPPELGSMQLQTLAQPPPTGGEEQPLPCSSALPGTVGSVPEVPGLQESQDLLVVQSGPGEELLGSGGEVGVHLETLQTEEGVQSVLVLRGADGEQTRLCVQEVENLQELPPDSGVGGLAPSSGQKLFIIRSAPGEQTLQVLENVSSGSRVVQGGPPGGQPSTTSTQMVQLLPSPVPPPQELSSIQIVQTVPSVQLVHTF; from the exons ATGTGGTTCAGCTTTGTGACATCTAGCAAGTTTCCAGCCAAAATCCTGCTTGGATCTCAGAAATCACTGCTGGATCTGTTAACAGCCACCACATCCCAGACCAGAGGCAGCCGCATTTCAAGGCTGTGCTCCCAGGGAGCTAGGCTGTCACCAACGCAGCAGCAGGACGCATCTTGGCTAGTACTCCCAAAGTGGGGTCAGCATCCACTCAG GCTTGAGATGGTGGGAGCCCAGCAGCTGGAGATGACGGAGATGCAGCCAGCACCAATGCCGCAGCCAGGCACCAGCGACCACCAGTATGAGTGTCTGGAGTGTGGCAAGGTGTTCAAGTGGTCATCGCGGCTGATTCACCACCAGCGCACGCACACGGGTGAGCGCCCCTACAAGTGCTCCGAGTGCCCCAAGGCCTTCAAGGGTTCGTCAGCACTGCTTTATCACCAGCGCAGCCACACAGGCGAGCGCCCCTACAAGTGTGCTGACTGCGGCAAGGCCTTCAAACGCTCGTCGCTGCTGCAGATCCACCAGAGCGTTCATACGGGCCTGCGCGCCTTCAAGTGTGCTCTGTGTGGCATGGCCTTCAAGTGGTCATCACACTACCAGTACCATGTGCGCCAGCACACAGGCGAGCGCCCCTACAAATGCACGTTGTGTGAGAAGGCCTTTAAGAACTCATCCAGCCTACGACGCCACCGCAACATCCACACGGGTGAGCGTCCCTACGTCTGCGCCGCCTGCGGGAAGGCCTTCACACAGTCCACCAACCTGCGGCAGCACCAGCGCATCCACACAGGCGAGCGACCCTACCAGTGTACTGAGTGCCCCAAGACCTTCACCCACTCCTCCAATCTGCTGTTGCACCAGCGCACCCACGCCGGGGGCCGGGCCCACAAGTGCCAGGCCTGCGGCAAGGCCTTCATCTCGGACGCCTACCTGCAGAAACACCTGCAGACACACGCGGCCAAGCCGCTGACACCCTATGGCGAGGCGGAGCTGGCCTGCACACCGGCTGAGCTCTTCCTGGCTCCGGCTGAGCCAGTAGAGACGGTGGAGATGCTGTGGAAGTGTGGGGAATGCGAGCTGACCTTCCCCAGCGAGGAGGTGCTGCTGGGCCACCAGCAGAGCCAcctgacccctgctgcacccGCTGAGCCGCCCATCCCGCCACTCTACTCCTGCCCTACCTGTGGCAAGGCCTTCAGGAATGGCTCAGGCCTGGCACGCCACCAGCACAGCCACGTGGGTGAGCGCCCCTACAAGTGCTCCATCTGCGAGAAGACATTTGTGCAGCTCTCCAGTCTGCTGGGGCACCAGCGCAGCCACCCGGCCGAGCAGCAGCTCATCCAGGCTGAGGCCGAGGTCACCTGTCCCCAGACCGCAGCCGAGCCGGTCCCGCCTCCTGTGCCTCCCGAGGTGGCTGAGCGCCCCTACAAGTGCACGGAGTGCGGCAAGGCCTTCAAAGGCTCATCGGGGCTGCGCTACCACCTGCGTGACCACACCGGCGAGCGCCCCTATAAGTGCTCGGAGTGTGGCAAGGCCTTCAAGCGCTCCTCACTGCTGTCCATCCACCAGCGTGTGCACACCGGCCTGCGCGCCTTCAAGTGTGCCGAGTGCGGCCTCACCTTCAAGTGGTCGTCGCATTACCAGTACCACTTGCGCCTGCACACAGGCGAGCGGCCCTATGGCTGTGCCGACTGCGGCAAGGCTTTCAAGAACACCTCGTGCCTGCGGCGGCACCGCCAGCTGCACACAGGTGAGCGCCCCTTCGCCTGCCTGGTGTGCGGCAAGGCCTTCACCCAGACCTCCAACCTGCGGCAGCACCAGCGCACCCACACGGGCGAGCGCCCTTACAGCTGCCAGGAGTGTGGCAAGAGCTTCACCCACTCCTCCAACTTGCAGCTCCACCAGCGCACGCACTCCAGTGAGCGCCCCTTCAAGTGCTCCATCTGTGCCAAGGGCTTCGTCATGGCCTCCTACCTGCAGCGCCACCTGCGCACCCATGCCACCGAGGCCAAGGGGGAGGGCTCGGCCCCAGGCCTTcctgccccacctgccacccaggAGGTGCACATTGTGCCCAACCTGCAGGCCACCCTCAACCTGGAGGTGGGCAccgcccccagtgcccccaactCGCAAACCTTCCTGCTGGTGCAGACGACTCAGGGGCTGCAGCTCATCCCCAGCATCCAGCAGAGCCCCCAGAAACTGCTGCTTCTGCCCAGCCCGCAGCTGGTGCCCGCGCAGCAGAAAGTGCCCATCCTCCAGAACACTCCTAATTTCACACTGGTGCCCAGCAGCCCTGTGGCACCAAGCAACCCTGCCCCGCGCCAGCAGAGCAAGGCTAGGAAGCCGGCAGCGCCTGGCAACCCCCAGAACATTATCCTGGTGCCGGGAGGTGGGCCAGCATTGCCCAGTGTGCAGATCCAGGCGCTGCCAGGCACACAGCGGGCACCAGTCCTCCCAGCTGGGCAGAACATCATCGTGCTGCAGAACGTGGCTGAGCAGCCCCCTGCAGAGGTGTCTGGTGTCCGGATCCAGGCTCAGCCTCAGGAGGTGGCCAGCATCCAGCTGCAGGCCCTGCCACCACCTCCTGTTGAGGCATCCAGCATGCAGGCTCTGCCTCAGCCCCCAGAACTAGGCAGCATGCAGCTGCAAACCCTGGCGCAGCCTCCCCCAACAGGGGGTGAGGAGCAGCCACTGCCTTGCTCCTCAGCACTTCCGGGCACCGTGGGTTCTGTGCCAGAGGTGCCGGGCCTGCAGGAGAGCCAGGACCTGCTGGTGGTGCAGAGTGGGCcaggggaggagctgctggggtCGGGTGGCGAGGTAGGTGTACATTTGGAGACACTTCAGacagaggagggggtgcagagcgtGCTGGTGTTGCGTGGTGCTGATGGTGAGCAGACCCGACTCTgtgtgcaggaggtggagaacctgcaggagctgcccccagacagtggggtggggggcctgGCACCATCCTCAGGGCAGAAGCTCTTCATCATTCGCAGTGCGCCTGGTGAGCAAACCCTGCAAGTGCTCGAGAATGTGAGCTCTGGCAGTCGTGTGGTGCAGGGGGGGCCACCAGGTGGGCAGCCCTCTACCACCAGCACCCAGATGGTACAGCTGCTGCCAAGTCCagtgccacccccacaggaacTGTCTTCCATCCAGATTGTGCAAACGGTGCCCAGCGTGCAGCTGGTTCACACCTTCTGA
- the ZNF628 gene encoding zinc finger protein 628 isoform X2, which translates to MVGAQQLEMTEMQPAPMPQPGTSDHQYECLECGKVFKWSSRLIHHQRTHTGERPYKCSECPKAFKGSSALLYHQRSHTGERPYKCADCGKAFKRSSLLQIHQSVHTGLRAFKCALCGMAFKWSSHYQYHVRQHTGERPYKCTLCEKAFKNSSSLRRHRNIHTGERPYVCAACGKAFTQSTNLRQHQRIHTGERPYQCTECPKTFTHSSNLLLHQRTHAGGRAHKCQACGKAFISDAYLQKHLQTHAAKPLTPYGEAELACTPAELFLAPAEPVETVEMLWKCGECELTFPSEEVLLGHQQSHLTPAAPAEPPIPPLYSCPTCGKAFRNGSGLARHQHSHVGERPYKCSICEKTFVQLSSLLGHQRSHPAEQQLIQAEAEVTCPQTAAEPVPPPVPPEVAERPYKCTECGKAFKGSSGLRYHLRDHTGERPYKCSECGKAFKRSSLLSIHQRVHTGLRAFKCAECGLTFKWSSHYQYHLRLHTGERPYGCADCGKAFKNTSCLRRHRQLHTGERPFACLVCGKAFTQTSNLRQHQRTHTGERPYSCQECGKSFTHSSNLQLHQRTHSSERPFKCSICAKGFVMASYLQRHLRTHATEAKGEGSAPGLPAPPATQEVHIVPNLQATLNLEVGTAPSAPNSQTFLLVQTTQGLQLIPSIQQSPQKLLLLPSPQLVPAQQKVPILQNTPNFTLVPSSPVAPSNPAPRQQSKARKPAAPGNPQNIILVPGGGPALPSVQIQALPGTQRAPVLPAGQNIIVLQNVAEQPPAEVSGVRIQAQPQEVASIQLQALPPPPVEASSMQALPQPPELGSMQLQTLAQPPPTGGEEQPLPCSSALPGTVGSVPEVPGLQESQDLLVVQSGPGEELLGSGGEVGVHLETLQTEEGVQSVLVLRGADGEQTRLCVQEVENLQELPPDSGVGGLAPSSGQKLFIIRSAPGEQTLQVLENVSSGSRVVQGGPPGGQPSTTSTQMVQLLPSPVPPPQELSSIQIVQTVPSVQLVHTF; encoded by the coding sequence ATGGTGGGAGCCCAGCAGCTGGAGATGACGGAGATGCAGCCAGCACCAATGCCGCAGCCAGGCACCAGCGACCACCAGTATGAGTGTCTGGAGTGTGGCAAGGTGTTCAAGTGGTCATCGCGGCTGATTCACCACCAGCGCACGCACACGGGTGAGCGCCCCTACAAGTGCTCCGAGTGCCCCAAGGCCTTCAAGGGTTCGTCAGCACTGCTTTATCACCAGCGCAGCCACACAGGCGAGCGCCCCTACAAGTGTGCTGACTGCGGCAAGGCCTTCAAACGCTCGTCGCTGCTGCAGATCCACCAGAGCGTTCATACGGGCCTGCGCGCCTTCAAGTGTGCTCTGTGTGGCATGGCCTTCAAGTGGTCATCACACTACCAGTACCATGTGCGCCAGCACACAGGCGAGCGCCCCTACAAATGCACGTTGTGTGAGAAGGCCTTTAAGAACTCATCCAGCCTACGACGCCACCGCAACATCCACACGGGTGAGCGTCCCTACGTCTGCGCCGCCTGCGGGAAGGCCTTCACACAGTCCACCAACCTGCGGCAGCACCAGCGCATCCACACAGGCGAGCGACCCTACCAGTGTACTGAGTGCCCCAAGACCTTCACCCACTCCTCCAATCTGCTGTTGCACCAGCGCACCCACGCCGGGGGCCGGGCCCACAAGTGCCAGGCCTGCGGCAAGGCCTTCATCTCGGACGCCTACCTGCAGAAACACCTGCAGACACACGCGGCCAAGCCGCTGACACCCTATGGCGAGGCGGAGCTGGCCTGCACACCGGCTGAGCTCTTCCTGGCTCCGGCTGAGCCAGTAGAGACGGTGGAGATGCTGTGGAAGTGTGGGGAATGCGAGCTGACCTTCCCCAGCGAGGAGGTGCTGCTGGGCCACCAGCAGAGCCAcctgacccctgctgcacccGCTGAGCCGCCCATCCCGCCACTCTACTCCTGCCCTACCTGTGGCAAGGCCTTCAGGAATGGCTCAGGCCTGGCACGCCACCAGCACAGCCACGTGGGTGAGCGCCCCTACAAGTGCTCCATCTGCGAGAAGACATTTGTGCAGCTCTCCAGTCTGCTGGGGCACCAGCGCAGCCACCCGGCCGAGCAGCAGCTCATCCAGGCTGAGGCCGAGGTCACCTGTCCCCAGACCGCAGCCGAGCCGGTCCCGCCTCCTGTGCCTCCCGAGGTGGCTGAGCGCCCCTACAAGTGCACGGAGTGCGGCAAGGCCTTCAAAGGCTCATCGGGGCTGCGCTACCACCTGCGTGACCACACCGGCGAGCGCCCCTATAAGTGCTCGGAGTGTGGCAAGGCCTTCAAGCGCTCCTCACTGCTGTCCATCCACCAGCGTGTGCACACCGGCCTGCGCGCCTTCAAGTGTGCCGAGTGCGGCCTCACCTTCAAGTGGTCGTCGCATTACCAGTACCACTTGCGCCTGCACACAGGCGAGCGGCCCTATGGCTGTGCCGACTGCGGCAAGGCTTTCAAGAACACCTCGTGCCTGCGGCGGCACCGCCAGCTGCACACAGGTGAGCGCCCCTTCGCCTGCCTGGTGTGCGGCAAGGCCTTCACCCAGACCTCCAACCTGCGGCAGCACCAGCGCACCCACACGGGCGAGCGCCCTTACAGCTGCCAGGAGTGTGGCAAGAGCTTCACCCACTCCTCCAACTTGCAGCTCCACCAGCGCACGCACTCCAGTGAGCGCCCCTTCAAGTGCTCCATCTGTGCCAAGGGCTTCGTCATGGCCTCCTACCTGCAGCGCCACCTGCGCACCCATGCCACCGAGGCCAAGGGGGAGGGCTCGGCCCCAGGCCTTcctgccccacctgccacccaggAGGTGCACATTGTGCCCAACCTGCAGGCCACCCTCAACCTGGAGGTGGGCAccgcccccagtgcccccaactCGCAAACCTTCCTGCTGGTGCAGACGACTCAGGGGCTGCAGCTCATCCCCAGCATCCAGCAGAGCCCCCAGAAACTGCTGCTTCTGCCCAGCCCGCAGCTGGTGCCCGCGCAGCAGAAAGTGCCCATCCTCCAGAACACTCCTAATTTCACACTGGTGCCCAGCAGCCCTGTGGCACCAAGCAACCCTGCCCCGCGCCAGCAGAGCAAGGCTAGGAAGCCGGCAGCGCCTGGCAACCCCCAGAACATTATCCTGGTGCCGGGAGGTGGGCCAGCATTGCCCAGTGTGCAGATCCAGGCGCTGCCAGGCACACAGCGGGCACCAGTCCTCCCAGCTGGGCAGAACATCATCGTGCTGCAGAACGTGGCTGAGCAGCCCCCTGCAGAGGTGTCTGGTGTCCGGATCCAGGCTCAGCCTCAGGAGGTGGCCAGCATCCAGCTGCAGGCCCTGCCACCACCTCCTGTTGAGGCATCCAGCATGCAGGCTCTGCCTCAGCCCCCAGAACTAGGCAGCATGCAGCTGCAAACCCTGGCGCAGCCTCCCCCAACAGGGGGTGAGGAGCAGCCACTGCCTTGCTCCTCAGCACTTCCGGGCACCGTGGGTTCTGTGCCAGAGGTGCCGGGCCTGCAGGAGAGCCAGGACCTGCTGGTGGTGCAGAGTGGGCcaggggaggagctgctggggtCGGGTGGCGAGGTAGGTGTACATTTGGAGACACTTCAGacagaggagggggtgcagagcgtGCTGGTGTTGCGTGGTGCTGATGGTGAGCAGACCCGACTCTgtgtgcaggaggtggagaacctgcaggagctgcccccagacagtggggtggggggcctgGCACCATCCTCAGGGCAGAAGCTCTTCATCATTCGCAGTGCGCCTGGTGAGCAAACCCTGCAAGTGCTCGAGAATGTGAGCTCTGGCAGTCGTGTGGTGCAGGGGGGGCCACCAGGTGGGCAGCCCTCTACCACCAGCACCCAGATGGTACAGCTGCTGCCAAGTCCagtgccacccccacaggaacTGTCTTCCATCCAGATTGTGCAAACGGTGCCCAGCGTGCAGCTGGTTCACACCTTCTGA
- the NAT14 gene encoding probable N-acetyltransferase 14 encodes MPMLDPSQLVIREMQEDEEQMVLELLKDGFKDTENRLILYVLTRPLALLLLAVVSSGLRFLLNSFVAALLGPVLLTILALKLLLRRSPDLGCLGAYYRSGQRGIWVAVYDGDDVCGCVALQPCPQGVTHTAELRRLAVSRWYRRSGVGRRLLAFLEAQARAQGYERVVLYPPVVTKAAISLFESSGYHPTGGHSWLGYTILQEFSKEL; translated from the exons ATGCCCATGCTGGACCCTAGCCAGCTCGTCATCCGTGAGATGCAGGAAGATGAGGAGCAGATGGTTCTGGAGCTGCTAAAG GATGGGTTCAAGGACACGGAGAATCGGCTGATCCTGTATGTCCTGACACGGCCCCTGGCGCTGCTGCTCCTGGCCGTGGTGAGCAGCGGCCTCCGCTTCCTGCTCAACTCTTTTGTAGCGGCGCTGCTGGGGCCCGTGCTCCTCACCATCCTGGCCCTCAAGCTGCTGCTGCGGCGCTCGCCGGACCTTGGCTGCCTGGGCGCGTACTACCGCTCGGGGCAGCGTGGGATCTGGGTGGCGGTGTACGACGGCGACGACGTGTGCGGCTGCGTGGCGCTGCAGCCCTGCCCGCAGGGGGTGACCCATACGGCTGAGCTGAGGCGCTTGGCTGTCAGCCGCTGGTACCGGCGCTCCGGCGTGGGGCGCCGCCTGCTGGCCTTCCTGGAGGCCCAGGCCCGGGCGCAGGGCTACGAGCGCGTGGTGCTCTACCCTCCTGTGGTCACCAAGGCTGCCATCAGCCTCTTTGAGAGCAGTGGATACCACCCCACTGGCGGGCACAGCTGGCTGGGCTACACCATCCTGCAGGAATTCAGCAAGGAGCtctag